A window of Leptotrichia wadei contains these coding sequences:
- a CDS encoding LptF/LptG family permease, which yields MNKLDKYIISNYIKSFILGMMMFYLIFLLAESISLTGWLMDGKLKGHDAIKYLRYGTPEIITNTAPLGVLLGSLLCISKMAKQLEIAAMKTSGISFARIALFPMIFSFLVSMGVFWINYDMLGKSNTKKENLKSLKIDNKEPVRAQKKFVFVKIDKRTVLYSENVNKNTGTMEYIEIFKFEKGFSKIGKIYTSPFAKINLKTNVWTFKNLKEYDSRTNLTKPADTKKFKFIASMEDVLASPVKAKNLTMPELREKTVYFTRVGADSLNLRIEFYYRISFALSSFVMCLIGLSLGSRYVRGGAALNIGLSVIIGYAYYGISTILRSMAVSGTVPIYAACFIPLIVFLVVGIKLFRDSEY from the coding sequence ATGAATAAATTAGACAAGTATATAATTTCAAATTATATAAAAAGTTTTATTTTGGGTATGATGATGTTTTATTTGATATTTTTACTTGCAGAAAGTATTAGCTTGACAGGATGGCTTATGGATGGAAAACTTAAAGGTCACGATGCCATAAAATATCTAAGATACGGAACACCTGAAATTATAACCAATACTGCTCCTCTTGGAGTATTGCTGGGAAGTTTATTGTGTATAAGCAAAATGGCAAAACAGCTGGAAATTGCCGCAATGAAAACAAGCGGAATAAGTTTTGCAAGAATAGCATTGTTTCCTATGATTTTTTCATTTCTTGTAAGCATGGGAGTATTTTGGATAAACTACGACATGTTAGGAAAGTCAAATACTAAAAAGGAAAATTTAAAATCTCTCAAAATTGATAATAAGGAGCCTGTAAGGGCACAAAAGAAATTTGTTTTTGTAAAAATTGATAAAAGAACAGTTTTGTATAGTGAAAATGTAAATAAAAATACTGGAACAATGGAATATATTGAAATTTTTAAATTTGAAAAGGGATTTAGCAAAATTGGTAAAATATATACTTCACCATTTGCAAAAATTAATCTAAAGACAAATGTATGGACTTTTAAAAATTTGAAGGAGTATGATAGCAGAACCAATTTGACAAAACCTGCTGATACAAAAAAATTTAAGTTTATTGCAAGTATGGAAGATGTGCTGGCAAGTCCAGTAAAGGCTAAAAACTTGACAATGCCTGAATTACGTGAAAAAACAGTTTACTTTACAAGAGTTGGGGCTGATTCTTTAAATTTAAGAATAGAATTCTATTATAGAATATCTTTTGCATTGTCATCATTTGTTATGTGTTTAATTGGACTTTCATTAGGAAGTAGATATGTAAGAGGGGGAGCAGCACTGAATATTGGTTTGTCTGTAATAATAGGTTATGCCTATTATGGAATTAGTACTATTTTACGGTCAATGGCAGTTTCAGGCACAGTTCCAATTTATGCAGCTTGTTTTATTCCATTAATTGTATTTTTGGTAGTTGGGATAAAATTGTTTAGAGATTCAGAGTATTAG
- a CDS encoding RluA family pseudouridine synthase — MEKNEINVNSEMEGMRLDRYLRKSLKNEPLSRIFGAIRSGDVKVNGEKTKENYRLLLNDKIIIKNLSMENIKKTKKTENKIRKFQISQNELEKYKKMIIFENEDFFIVNKAEKIPMHKGTGHKYGLAEVFKKIYKKENINFANRLDFETSGLVIGCKTLKFLRYISQKIRDNEVHKKYFAIVHNRKFKKKNKFLENNFEENKKDFKIENYLTTAENRVIVSENPVSRESKKSITYFKYTNIDKLKNQKKILDLLGKNKNISLLDIELITGRKHQIRAQLADKELFIVGDKKYGIKDRSDRFFLCCYFLSFDEYKFSILDRVFF, encoded by the coding sequence TTGGAAAAGAACGAAATCAACGTAAATTCTGAGATGGAAGGAATGCGGTTAGATAGATACTTGAGAAAGAGTTTAAAAAATGAGCCACTTAGTAGGATTTTTGGTGCAATAAGATCTGGAGATGTGAAAGTTAACGGGGAAAAAACAAAGGAAAATTATCGATTATTATTAAATGATAAAATTATAATAAAAAATCTGTCGATGGAAAATATTAAAAAGACAAAAAAAACCGAAAATAAAATAAGAAAATTTCAAATTTCTCAAAATGAGCTTGAAAAATATAAAAAAATGATTATTTTTGAAAATGAAGATTTTTTTATTGTAAATAAGGCAGAAAAAATTCCAATGCATAAGGGAACAGGGCATAAATATGGACTTGCTGAAGTTTTTAAGAAAATTTATAAAAAAGAGAATATTAATTTTGCAAATAGGCTTGATTTTGAAACATCAGGACTTGTTATTGGATGTAAGACGTTGAAATTTTTGCGATATATTTCTCAAAAGATTAGAGATAATGAAGTTCATAAAAAATATTTTGCAATTGTTCATAATAGGAAATTTAAAAAGAAAAATAAATTTTTGGAAAATAATTTTGAAGAAAATAAAAAAGACTTTAAAATTGAAAATTATTTGACAACGGCTGAAAATAGAGTCATTGTTTCTGAAAATCCTGTTTCAAGGGAATCTAAAAAAAGCATTACTTATTTTAAATATACAAATATTGATAAATTGAAAAATCAGAAGAAAATATTGGATTTACTAGGGAAAAATAAGAATATTTCGCTTTTGGATATCGAACTGATTACTGGAAGAAAGCATCAAATTAGGGCTCAGCTAGCTGATAAGGAGCTTTTTATAGTTGGAGATAAGAAGTATGGAATAAAGGATAGGAGTGACAGATTTTTTCTATGCTGTTATTTTCTTTCGTTTGATGAATATAAATTTTCGATTTTAGATAGGGTATTTTTTTAG
- the rodA gene encoding rod shape-determining protein RodA — MFQSQRIIEDLKNNIFRMDKMILSIVYALVTISTIFVYSATRQNGMVVKNILWIVIGTILMFIIASFDYKRIKLYIWHIYGIGAVLLLLVRFAGKKTLGAQRWIALGPFQLQPSEFVKVIIILIIAYWIVEKYKNGINNLKDIIGSILPALPLILLILIQPDLGTTLITISAFLFMIFLYDANMKPIWIIGIVVMLSVYPVYRFVLSSYQRDRVETFLHPEKDKKGSGWHVIQSKISVGAGGVLGKGVLQGSQSRLEFLPEAQTDFIFSVLSEEMGFFGSTLVLLLYFGLIYDIMRIARIIQDSFGRLILYGLAGVIFMHVIVNVGMTIGLVPVTGKPLLFMSYGGSSFLASFIIIGIVESIKIHNNK; from the coding sequence ATGTTTCAAAGTCAAAGAATAATTGAAGATCTGAAAAATAATATTTTTCGTATGGATAAAATGATTTTATCAATAGTTTATGCACTTGTGACGATTAGTACAATATTTGTGTATAGTGCAACAAGGCAAAATGGAATGGTTGTTAAGAATATCCTATGGATTGTTATAGGGACAATACTGATGTTTATTATAGCATCATTTGATTATAAACGTATAAAACTATACATCTGGCATATTTATGGAATTGGAGCAGTATTGTTGCTGCTTGTTCGTTTTGCTGGAAAAAAGACGCTTGGAGCACAGCGTTGGATTGCATTAGGTCCGTTTCAGCTGCAACCATCAGAATTTGTAAAAGTAATAATTATTTTGATTATTGCCTACTGGATTGTAGAAAAATATAAGAATGGAATAAATAATTTAAAGGATATTATTGGCTCAATTCTTCCTGCATTGCCTCTTATATTGCTTATTCTAATACAGCCTGATCTAGGAACAACATTAATAACAATTTCTGCATTTTTATTTATGATTTTTTTGTATGATGCAAACATGAAACCAATTTGGATAATAGGAATCGTAGTAATGTTATCGGTTTATCCAGTTTATAGATTCGTACTTAGCAGTTATCAGAGAGATCGGGTAGAAACATTTTTACATCCTGAAAAAGATAAAAAAGGAAGCGGATGGCACGTAATTCAGTCAAAAATTTCAGTTGGAGCAGGAGGAGTATTGGGAAAGGGAGTATTACAAGGAAGTCAAAGTAGATTGGAATTCCTTCCTGAAGCACAAACAGATTTTATTTTTTCAGTATTATCTGAAGAAATGGGCTTCTTTGGATCTACATTAGTTTTGCTTCTGTATTTTGGATTAATTTATGATATAATGAGGATCGCCCGAATTATACAGGATAGCTTTGGCCGTCTCATACTGTATGGACTGGCGGGTGTAATATTTATGCATGTAATTGTAAATGTAGGAATGACAATCGGACTTGTGCCAGTTACAGGGAAACCTTTGTTATTTATGAGTTATGGCGGAAGTTCATTTTTGGCTTCGTTTATCATAATAGGAATAGTGGAAAGTATAAAAATCCATAATAATAAATAA
- a CDS encoding CvpA family protein produces the protein MILDIGFVALLIIFILLGYRRGFSLEFFNMFKYIFIIFITNYIYKFFLDSERIKPQNQLKIFIIIVVVQCIVYSAILIINKKFLRSIRIERFDKFSGMIFGMIKLFFVAIIVYIVVIAGSIKSKSIKNARNKSFCIKIMTKYALRFTDSFPGFIENDVKRYVISQREKEVINDVLHDYENPEPDKFEKSKEIN, from the coding sequence ATGATACTGGATATTGGATTTGTAGCCTTGTTGATAATATTTATTCTTCTTGGATATAGAAGAGGTTTTTCTCTAGAATTTTTTAATATGTTTAAGTATATTTTTATTATTTTTATAACAAATTATATTTATAAGTTTTTTTTAGATTCAGAGAGAATTAAACCGCAAAATCAATTAAAAATTTTTATTATCATTGTTGTAGTCCAATGTATTGTCTATTCTGCCATTTTGATAATTAACAAAAAATTTTTGAGAAGCATAAGAATAGAAAGATTTGATAAATTTTCTGGAATGATATTTGGGATGATAAAATTATTTTTTGTTGCAATCATTGTATATATTGTAGTAATTGCAGGATCTATAAAAAGTAAAAGCATAAAAAATGCAAGGAATAAAAGTTTTTGCATTAAGATTATGACAAAATATGCACTAAGGTTTACGGATTCTTTTCCTGGATTTATAGAAAATGATGTAAAAAGATATGTAATAAGTCAACGGGAAAAGGAAGTAATAAATGATGTTTTACATGATTATGAAAATCCAGAACCAGATAAATTTGAAAAATCAAAAGAGATTAATTAA
- a CDS encoding acetyl-CoA carboxylase carboxyltransferase subunit alpha: MSIKDEIKELEEAISELKAFSAEKNIDFSAQITELEKKLEDKYKDFEENEMDAWNRIQISRNPQRPYTLDYINELTQDFVELHGDRLSKDDHAIVGGLAMIDGYKIMVIGHQKGRDIDSNLYRNFGMASPEGYRKALRLMRMAERFKLPILTLIDTAGAYPGIEAEEKGQGEAIAKNLAEMFGLRVPIVSVVIGEGGSGGALGIGVADSILMLENSVYSVISPEGCASILFNDSTKAPEAARSLKMDAISLKSLGIIDGIIKEPLGGAHRNFEEMAQNLKAAVVEEFKRIDKYSLRELLKKRYEKYRRIGDFFEE; this comes from the coding sequence ATGAGTATAAAAGATGAAATTAAGGAATTAGAAGAAGCAATATCAGAATTAAAGGCATTTTCAGCTGAAAAAAACATTGATTTTTCTGCTCAGATCACAGAACTTGAAAAAAAACTGGAAGATAAATATAAGGATTTTGAGGAAAATGAAATGGATGCATGGAATAGAATTCAAATCTCAAGAAATCCCCAAAGACCGTATACTTTAGATTATATAAATGAACTGACACAGGATTTTGTAGAACTTCATGGAGACAGATTATCAAAGGATGACCATGCAATTGTTGGTGGACTTGCAATGATTGATGGCTATAAAATAATGGTAATTGGGCATCAAAAGGGTAGAGATATTGATTCAAATCTTTACAGAAATTTTGGTATGGCAAGTCCTGAAGGATATAGAAAGGCTCTAAGATTAATGAGAATGGCCGAACGTTTTAAATTACCAATTTTGACATTAATTGACACGGCTGGAGCGTATCCTGGAATAGAAGCTGAAGAAAAGGGACAAGGTGAAGCTATTGCCAAAAATCTGGCAGAAATGTTTGGACTGCGTGTGCCGATTGTGTCGGTTGTAATTGGTGAAGGTGGAAGTGGAGGAGCATTGGGAATTGGAGTGGCTGATTCTATCTTGATGCTTGAAAATAGTGTGTATTCAGTTATTTCTCCTGAAGGATGTGCTTCAATTTTGTTTAATGACTCGACAAAAGCACCAGAAGCTGCAAGAAGTTTAAAAATGGATGCAATTAGTTTAAAAAGTTTAGGAATTATAGATGGAATTATAAAAGAGCCGTTGGGAGGAGCACATAGAAACTTTGAAGAAATGGCTCAAAACTTGAAGGCTGCAGTTGTAGAGGAATTTAAGAGAATTGATAAATATTCGTTACGTGAATTATTGAAAAAGAGATATGAAAAATATAGAAGAATTGGAGATTTTTTTGAAGAGTAA
- a CDS encoding LptF/LptG family permease encodes MKIIDRYIYNSLILPSLFGISIFTFIMMLNVVMEVMERLFASDLPFISIIDYLFYAMPGVLVQTIPMGAFLGVMLVYGGLSETNEIVAMEGSGIGLFRILRPAFIFGIVLTLIGLGLEIYVNPRALENINAQTKQVLASKPSSLTEEKVFLVNEEKGFGFYIDEVNNEAATAKNFLIINKRGDNHYPIVFLAENAKFDPGIINLSKVKGYAFEKDGSNQVSAEYMEQEIPITTFFRENKKEVKKSRKEMNIKELNKFYKENINKPGEKETALKAQVEIYQRLIGPLASTFLCWLGVLLSVGHRRSGRGISFGISLIVIFGYIGMASYAKIMVLKNNVPANIAMWIPNFVLFMLCIYFSIKKYRRN; translated from the coding sequence ATGAAAATAATTGACAGGTATATTTACAATTCACTCATTTTACCGTCATTGTTTGGAATCAGCATATTTACTTTTATTATGATGTTAAATGTTGTAATGGAAGTTATGGAGCGTCTATTTGCAAGCGATTTACCGTTTATATCCATAATAGACTATCTGTTTTATGCAATGCCAGGAGTTCTTGTGCAGACAATACCTATGGGAGCATTTCTTGGAGTAATGCTTGTTTATGGTGGACTTTCAGAAACAAATGAAATTGTTGCGATGGAAGGTTCTGGAATAGGACTTTTTAGAATACTTAGACCAGCATTTATTTTTGGTATAGTATTGACATTGATTGGATTAGGACTTGAAATTTATGTAAATCCTCGTGCATTGGAAAATATAAATGCTCAGACAAAACAGGTGCTTGCTTCAAAGCCTAGTTCATTGACGGAAGAAAAAGTATTTCTGGTAAATGAAGAAAAGGGATTTGGCTTTTATATTGACGAGGTAAATAATGAAGCAGCAACAGCTAAGAACTTTTTGATTATAAATAAACGTGGCGATAATCATTATCCAATAGTTTTTTTAGCTGAAAATGCAAAATTTGATCCAGGAATTATAAATTTAAGTAAAGTAAAAGGTTATGCTTTTGAAAAAGACGGCAGCAATCAAGTTTCAGCTGAGTATATGGAACAGGAGATACCTATTACTACTTTTTTTAGAGAAAATAAAAAGGAAGTGAAAAAAAGCCGTAAAGAAATGAATATAAAGGAATTGAATAAATTTTATAAGGAAAATATAAATAAACCTGGAGAAAAGGAAACGGCTTTAAAGGCACAGGTAGAAATTTACCAAAGGCTTATAGGTCCGCTGGCAAGTACGTTTTTATGCTGGCTTGGAGTGCTTCTTTCAGTTGGGCATAGAAGAAGTGGAAGAGGAATAAGTTTTGGAATAAGTTTAATTGTTATATTTGGCTATATAGGAATGGCAAGTTATGCAAAAATTATGGTACTGAAAAATAACGTACCTGCAAATATTGCAATGTGGATTCCTAATTTTGTTTTGTTTATGTTATGTATATATTTTTCAATAAAAAAATATAGAAGAAATTAA
- the alr gene encoding alanine racemase, which produces MRCWAEININNLYSNIDEIEKIVPKEKIIAVIKADAYGHGMLKICDALIKKGIKNFAVATSDEALKIKELHNDIMVLILGPVENEYMDLIADKKIYFMVTDFEEIEFLEKTGTENSKTVDVFIKIDTGMGRVGFQESEVEQLNKILKNVKHINPIGIFSHFSSSDSDKGYTKLQERKFKAMCEKISSGIPSIRYRHLHNSFGMLKFQESIQDFVRAGIIIYGGVTNKETAPYKFKPVMSLFAKISYIKTLKEDSFISYGNTYLGKAGKTYATVSIGYADGVRRDLSNKGHVFYKGHKCEIVGRVCMDQLMILLPDELKDMAKKGDVVEFFGENISVVEVAELCGTISYEILCGISQRVPRIYVEK; this is translated from the coding sequence ATGCGATGCTGGGCAGAAATAAATATAAATAATTTATATAGCAATATTGATGAAATTGAAAAAATTGTGCCTAAAGAGAAAATAATAGCAGTAATAAAGGCTGATGCTTATGGGCATGGAATGTTAAAAATATGCGATGCCTTAATAAAAAAAGGAATTAAAAATTTTGCTGTGGCAACAAGTGATGAAGCACTTAAAATAAAGGAGCTCCATAATGATATTATGGTTCTGATATTGGGACCTGTGGAAAATGAATATATGGATCTCATTGCTGACAAGAAGATTTATTTTATGGTGACAGATTTTGAAGAAATAGAATTTTTGGAAAAAACTGGAACAGAAAATAGTAAAACTGTAGATGTGTTTATAAAGATAGATACAGGAATGGGACGTGTAGGATTTCAAGAAAGTGAAGTTGAACAATTAAATAAAATTCTTAAAAATGTAAAACATATTAATCCAATAGGAATCTTTTCGCATTTTTCATCATCTGACAGCGACAAAGGATATACAAAATTGCAGGAAAGAAAATTTAAAGCAATGTGTGAAAAAATATCAAGTGGGATACCATCAATACGATATAGACATCTGCACAACAGTTTTGGAATGTTAAAATTTCAAGAAAGCATACAGGATTTTGTGAGAGCAGGAATTATAATTTATGGAGGAGTTACAAATAAAGAAACTGCACCGTATAAATTTAAGCCTGTAATGTCTCTTTTTGCGAAAATAAGTTATATAAAAACATTAAAGGAAGACAGTTTTATAAGTTATGGAAATACTTATCTTGGAAAGGCTGGAAAAACTTATGCGACTGTTTCCATTGGATATGCTGATGGAGTAAGACGTGATTTATCAAATAAAGGTCATGTTTTTTACAAAGGGCATAAATGTGAAATTGTAGGACGTGTTTGTATGGATCAGCTTATGATTTTGCTTCCTGATGAATTAAAAGATATGGCTAAAAAAGGTGATGTTGTAGAATTTTTTGGTGAGAATATTAGTGTTGTGGAGGTTGCTGAGTTATGTGGCACTATTTCTTATGAAATTTTATGTGGAATAAGTCAAAGAGTGCCTAGAATTTATGTAGAAAAATAG
- a CDS encoding M16 family metallopeptidase, with protein MIEKIRTNTGIEVIFDKLENISTCSVGVFVKTGSRDESDTEEGISHVLEHMIFKGTPTRNYFEISDEIDYLGANVNAHTTKEETVFYINALTQFLGKSVDILFDIVTNSTIDEKELEKEKDVIVEEIKMYKDSPDDLVFEINYADCINGQYGKPIIGTEASVKGFTAEEIRKYYMERYTKDNISIVVSGNFDKDEIIQKVNEYFGKLADKKVDRCEKIDFSFNAGKKVISKDINQVNICISHQSEDYNSKNKIYTDILSNIIGGSMSSRLFQEIREKKGLAYSVYTFNQYYLSGGLTSTYIGTNIENYEKAIEITLAEFKKLCESGVTKDELQKAKNKYMSRLAFSMENPRSRMGILGNYYIRKNEILDTERIKREVSVVDLTDVNNFAKTAYLTENITVLGNIEKISKE; from the coding sequence ATGATAGAAAAAATAAGGACAAATACTGGAATTGAAGTTATTTTTGATAAATTAGAAAATATTTCAACTTGTTCAGTTGGCGTGTTTGTAAAAACTGGATCACGGGATGAAAGTGATACAGAGGAAGGAATTTCGCATGTTTTGGAGCATATGATTTTTAAAGGGACTCCAACTAGAAATTATTTTGAAATCTCAGATGAAATTGATTATCTTGGGGCAAATGTAAATGCACATACAACAAAGGAGGAAACAGTTTTTTATATAAATGCCTTAACACAATTTTTGGGAAAATCTGTTGATATTTTGTTTGATATTGTTACAAATTCTACAATTGACGAAAAGGAATTAGAAAAGGAAAAGGATGTAATTGTGGAAGAAATTAAAATGTATAAGGATTCGCCAGATGATTTAGTGTTTGAGATAAATTATGCAGATTGTATAAATGGACAATATGGAAAGCCAATTATTGGGACAGAAGCAAGTGTGAAGGGATTTACAGCAGAAGAAATTAGAAAATATTATATGGAAAGATACACAAAGGATAATATTTCAATTGTTGTTTCTGGAAATTTTGATAAAGATGAAATTATTCAGAAAGTAAATGAATATTTTGGAAAATTGGCTGATAAAAAAGTTGATAGATGTGAGAAAATAGATTTTTCATTTAATGCTGGTAAAAAAGTTATTTCAAAGGATATAAATCAAGTTAATATTTGTATTTCACATCAAAGTGAAGATTACAACAGTAAAAATAAAATATATACTGATATTTTATCAAATATTATAGGAGGTTCAATGAGTTCTAGACTTTTTCAGGAAATTCGTGAAAAGAAGGGGCTTGCATATTCTGTGTATACATTTAATCAGTATTATCTTTCTGGAGGTTTAACATCAACATATATTGGAACAAATATAGAAAATTATGAAAAAGCAATAGAAATAACACTTGCAGAATTTAAAAAATTATGTGAAAGTGGAGTAACAAAAGATGAACTTCAAAAGGCAAAAAATAAATATATGAGCAGACTTGCATTTTCAATGGAAAATCCACGTTCGAGAATGGGAATTTTAGGAAATTATTATATTAGAAAAAATGAGATTTTAGATACAGAAAGAATAAAAAGAGAAGTAAGTGTAGTAGATCTTACAGATGTAAATAATTTTGCAAAAACTGCATATTTAACAGAAAATATTACAGTTCTTGGAAATATTGAAAAAATAAGCAAAGAATAG
- the secF gene encoding protein translocase subunit SecF, translating to MKINLKVIKNRKLYLGISTVMVLISLISLFTIKLNLGVDFKGGELIQLKYSKKIDQNAVNSTLNSLIGKIPQMKAKRVQFSDTDNTVIIRTEQMSSTQKAKVMSELKQNTGKFEAVKNETVGAVIGKELTANAFQALLIGSILIVIYITVRFEFIYAIAGIAALIHDVIIAFGVITMLRYEIDTPFIAAILTILGYSINDTIVVFDRIRENIKKNRAGRNKVSMSFGEIIEKSINQVFTRSIYTSLTTLFSVIVLLILGGDTLKTFSMTLFVGMLVGTYSSVFVASPLVYIMKKGKDEPKAKDTVKDSGKTVNGYDEKDKVLV from the coding sequence ATGAAGATTAATTTGAAAGTTATTAAAAATAGAAAACTTTATTTGGGAATTTCAACGGTAATGGTTTTAATTTCACTAATTTCACTATTTACTATAAAATTAAATTTAGGTGTTGACTTTAAAGGTGGAGAATTAATTCAACTGAAATACAGTAAAAAAATAGATCAAAATGCAGTAAATAGCACGTTAAACAGTCTAATTGGGAAAATTCCTCAAATGAAGGCAAAGAGAGTACAGTTTTCTGATACGGATAATACGGTTATCATAAGAACTGAGCAAATGAGCAGCACTCAAAAAGCAAAAGTAATGTCAGAGTTAAAACAAAATACTGGAAAATTTGAAGCTGTAAAAAATGAAACTGTAGGTGCGGTAATTGGTAAGGAATTGACAGCAAATGCATTTCAAGCGTTATTAATAGGAAGTATATTGATTGTTATTTATATTACAGTAAGATTTGAGTTTATTTATGCAATAGCGGGAATTGCGGCATTAATTCACGATGTTATTATTGCATTTGGAGTTATTACAATGCTTAGATATGAGATAGATACTCCATTTATTGCGGCAATTCTTACAATTTTGGGATATTCCATTAATGATACAATTGTTGTATTTGACAGAATTAGGGAAAATATTAAGAAAAACAGAGCAGGAAGAAATAAAGTTTCGATGTCATTTGGTGAAATAATAGAAAAATCTATAAATCAAGTATTTACAAGATCGATTTATACTTCATTGACTACTTTATTTTCTGTAATTGTACTTCTTATTCTTGGGGGAGATACGTTAAAGACATTTAGTATGACATTGTTTGTTGGAATGTTAGTTGGAACATATTCATCAGTATTTGTGGCAAGCCCTTTAGTTTATATTATGAAAAAAGGTAAAGATGAGCCAAAAGCCAAAGATACTGTAAAAGATTCTGGTAAAACAGTAAATGGATACGATGAAAAGGATAAAGTCTTAGTTTAG
- the accD gene encoding acetyl-CoA carboxylase, carboxyltransferase subunit beta, with translation MGLFSSRKSKKKYVTLTSKSKLTVDIVDDNKWKKCNRCNEIIYNEDLKNNLNVCPKCGNYFRLTAFERIELLIDEGTFMEEDMTLNSKNVLNFPGYEEKLEVSRERSRMLDGVISGTGKINGIEVSIAAMEFSFMGGSMGSVVGERITRALERGLKKKIPVVVVSSSGGARMQEGILSLMQMAKTSGAVKKLNDAGIPFISVPVDPTTGGVTASFAMLGDVIITEPNAFIAFAGPRVIEQTVNQKLPKGFQRAEFLLEHGMVDIISERKDLKTTIYRVLEKLV, from the coding sequence ATGGGTTTGTTTTCAAGTAGAAAATCAAAAAAAAAGTATGTTACACTTACATCTAAATCAAAATTGACAGTGGATATTGTAGATGATAATAAGTGGAAAAAATGTAATAGATGTAATGAAATTATTTACAATGAAGATCTGAAAAATAATTTGAATGTCTGTCCAAAATGTGGAAATTATTTTAGGCTTACAGCATTTGAAAGAATTGAACTTTTGATTGATGAAGGAACTTTTATGGAAGAGGATATGACGCTTAATTCTAAAAATGTATTAAATTTTCCAGGATATGAGGAAAAGCTGGAAGTTTCACGTGAAAGAAGCCGTATGTTAGATGGAGTTATAAGTGGAACTGGGAAGATTAATGGAATAGAAGTTAGCATCGCGGCAATGGAATTTAGCTTTATGGGTGGAAGTATGGGTTCTGTTGTTGGAGAAAGAATTACAAGAGCATTGGAACGTGGACTTAAAAAGAAAATACCTGTTGTGGTAGTTTCAAGTTCTGGGGGTGCTAGAATGCAGGAGGGAATTTTGTCACTTATGCAAATGGCGAAAACTTCAGGAGCAGTAAAAAAATTAAATGATGCGGGAATTCCATTCATTTCTGTACCTGTTGATCCTACTACTGGTGGAGTTACAGCTTCATTTGCAATGCTTGGAGATGTGATTATAACAGAGCCAAATGCTTTCATCGCTTTTGCAGGACCTAGAGTTATTGAGCAAACGGTAAACCAAAAATTGCCGAAAGGATTTCAAAGGGCAGAATTTTTGTTGGAACATGGAATGGTTGATATAATTTCAGAAAGAAAAGACTTGAAAACAACAATTTACAGAGTATTGGAAAAATTAGTGTAA